In the Choloepus didactylus isolate mChoDid1 chromosome 5, mChoDid1.pri, whole genome shotgun sequence genome, one interval contains:
- the LOC119535058 gene encoding DNA polymerase epsilon subunit 3-like, which yields MAERPEDLNLPNAVITRIIKEALPEGVNISKEARSAISRAASVFVLYATSCANNFAMKGKRKTLNASDVLSAMEEIEFQWFITPLKVALEAYRREQKGKKEASEQKKKDRDKKTDSEEQDKSRDEDNDEDEERLEEEEQNEEEEVDN from the coding sequence ATGGCGGAGAGGCCTGAGGACCTAAATCTGCCCAACGCTGTCATCACCAGGATCATCAAGGAGGCGCTCCCGGAAGGTGTCAACATCTCCAAGGAGGCCCGGAGCGCTATCTCCCGCGCCGCCAGCGTCTTCGTACTGTACGCCACTTCGTGTGCCAACAATTTTGCTATGAAAGGGAAGCGCAAGACTCTGAACGCCAGTGATGTGCTCTCGGCCATGGAAGAGATAGAGTTCCAGTGGTTCATTACCCCCCTAAAAGTAGCCCTGGAAGCATACAGGCGGGAgcagaaagggaagaaggaagcttCAGAGCAAAAGAAGAAGGACAGAGACAAAAAGACAGATTCAGAAGAGCAAGACAAGAGCAGGGATGAGGACAATGATGAAGATGAGGAAAGGCTGGAAGAAGAAGAAcagaatgaggaggaggaggtggacaACTGA